tgaagtctcccactataactgtgtgatgtcttatttgtgatttgagttttaataatgtttcttttatgaatgttggtgcctttgtatttggggcatagaattgagacttcttcctgatggatttttcctatgatgaatatgaaatgaccttcttcatctcttttgattgattttagtttaaagcctAATTTGTTACATACTAGAATTGCTATCTCAGCTTGTtacttgagtccatttgattggaatatacttatcccaaccctttactctgaggtaatgtctgcctttgaagttgaggtgtgtttcttgtatgcagcagcaggatgcattttgtctttgtatccattctgttagcctgtgtctttttataggtgagttaagaccattaatattgagggaaattaaggaccattgagtgcttattcttgtttgtatttgttttgggtagtggtattgtgtgtggatttatccagcttttctttttatgactttTGGTAAAGTGAAATTATctattgtgtatgtttttgtgagtatagttagcttccttaggttggagttttccttccagtactttctgtaggcctGGATTAGTGGTTACTTATTGCttgaatctgtttttgtcatggaatatcttgttttctccatctatagtgatagaaagctttgctgggtatagtcgtctgggctgacatccgtgttctctcagagttggtataGTATctttccaggtccttctggctttcagagtttccatggagaagtccagtgtaattctgataggtttgcctttatatgttacttggcctttttcctttgctgctcttaatattctttctttatactgtacatttggtattttaattattatgtgacgaggggactttcttttgtggcccactctatttggtgttctgtaggcttcttggattttcattggcatgtctttctttagtttgggaaagtcttcttctatgattttgctgaatacgttttctgtacctttgagttgggtttcttcagcttcttctatacctattatccttaggtttggtcttttcacggtgtcccatatttcctggatattttgtgttttggatttgttggacttaagattttctttgcttgatgaatttatttcctctaatttatcttcagtgtctgagattctgtattccatctcttgtattctgttggttaagcttgcatctgtggttcctgattgtttactcagcttttctacttcctgcattccttcagtttgtgttttctttattgtctctatttcagttttcaggtccttaactgtttccttcagctgtttaattgtattttcttgtctttccttgatttcctggatcttttgatttgtcttttcttccatttctctgaaggattttctgatttcctctcttagggtctctatcatctgcatgaagttgtttttaaggttgatctcttctgcttcatctgtgttgggatgttcatgtcttgctggtgtagagtccctaggctctggtggtttcatattggttttcctgttgttggatgtgttcttatatttttgtcttcccatctcttcttctagtgggtgcaggtggtatcactttctttcctggtgtgtatgggtccggggTTCTCTTTAGGTGGGTGCAactggctctgatactctgatcggtctcaaggtgggtgcaggaaagtctgaggcacttgctctacAGGTGGGCATGGGCAGGACTGGTGCagaaatgtcagcagactctgggtttcttggtcctcaggggcgGAGTCTACCTGCTTgcacaggagttcccagagtgggcaggcagaagttgggcctaaGTAAGGGatcaaagcagctcacctctgcactctctgcattctgcactgcctgggggtggagtagcccagtgatctcagcagaggcagggtccctgggtcttcagggatCGATTTAGTCTGCCTGCACACCCTGGGGCAGGATTTCCAAGAGTGGACAgtcagaagttgggcccaaggcaggggctgaagtagctcacctctgcactctgtaggGGCTGGAATATCTCAGTGATCTCAGCAGTCAGGGTCCCTGcatcctcagggaccaattcctTTCATCTGCAGACCCCggggtgggatttcccagagtgaCGGTATCTTTTTAATTACCGCAAATGTTTTCATGTCTATAATGACCTcatttaaataaagatatctcaAGCATTTTGTTAGataagataaaaaatgaaataaatattaaattaattataaataacattttaggATATAAACTGGAGTCATCAAAACTTTTAGTATGCTCATCTGTTATTTTCTAAGTGAGTGAATGTCAATACAGACAACATAGATGATTATACAGTTTTTCATATGAGAGAAGTTTAATATTTTCATGAACCCCATTTTCTGTTATCAAATAATCTATAGGAGCAAAACACCTCAGGTAAAAAAGACAAGATTAAAAAGTTtcacatatttattaataatttaaaaatccgGTCATAAGCTTGGGAATGTGATCTTATTTGAACAAAGGCTTGTCCTCCCGAAGAGCTATTCtgaaacaaatggaaaacaaaggtCTTGATATAGTGATCAAGTGTCTTTGTTAGAAAGCATCTGAATTAAGTAAACATTAGTAAAATTAATAGTAAGGCACTTCAGCTTATAAACAAAAGAGTCTTCAAAGATTTTACTGGGactaaataacattatttttgaattaattatttttaatgtatgatGGATAATGAAGTGGCATGGAGAAAATGAATTCTATTTCCCATGTGGAGGTGGGTTTAATAAGAGACCTAGAtgagcttaaaaaataaaagggcaGAGTTAACTTACCACTTCCTTTGAATAAAGAGTAGGGATAATTTTCTTGAGAGAACTGAAGCACCATCTGCTGACATGTTACTGAAACAGTTGGTAGGAAACTATTTCAATGGTGAAAACGGCTCAGGAATTAGGAGCATGTTCTGCTGAATATCGAGGTAGTTGACACTTTCCCGAACTGGAAAGAGATTACATGAGACATATAAAGTTATAAGCTGAaccaaatgtgttttaaaaataattcatgccCACCAGTTTACACAGCTCACCAGTAGACACGACCCTGGAGTCGTCATGAGACCGATGTCTCCCAGCTGCGCGAACGTCTGCATTCTCCATCCACCAGAGAACATGAACTGCAAAAGTGAATCAAAAAAGGCATTTACATACAAATACAGAGatgttaaaaataagataaaagtgtGATACTAAATATTTCAGTAATAACATTTCAGAAGAGTCAGAAGAAAATTATAGATTAACTAATTGGATTGgatttatagatgaagaaatgaagTAGGCTTGAAAAGGGATGGACAGTAAGATTGCTAAAGGAACTCAAGACCCAGACTGTATgactttctactttattttattttattttattttatttttgcatctcatattggcagctgaacttggtaatgAATGTTTAAGGGTCACCttggtggtactggttttgaaagcATACAgtggtcatggagagcagctgagacttGGCACTGTGTACCATGAGTTCTGGAGACCCTGAAGAAAGTCCAGGGAAGGTCACTGGTGAGAATTCAGCCTCAGTTGTAGCAAAGGCTGCAGCATCTTTGAGTTGTCAGGATAGTGGGATGACTGCTGAGGTCAGTGGCAGCTGTAGAGCAGAGCAGGCTGTGTGTCCTGAGGTTGGCAAAACTAGAAGAGTGGGGCATCCATGACTCTCTGAAGCCCAGATGATCGACTCATGAATAGGTTCCAAATGTCAGGCACTAAACTTTTTATGCTGTTGAATTCTGGGTTTGCTTTGAACTTAGTACTGTGCTCTGGTTCTTTCATCTTGGAATCCGATTTTACAAGGGCCCGCATTTAAgagactttggatattttaaagagattaaACTTTTAAAGATGGTATGACTTTTAAAGTTGTACTCAGTTTTATACTGTGATAATATTAACATGAAATCTTGGGGACAAACAAGAAACGAAAGCTTATGATTTAATCATGATGTGTTTGTACGTCAAGACAACAATGGGTCAATTGTGTTAGGCTTCTGTTACCTTGACACAAAGCTTGAGACATCTGAGAAagagagcctcagttgagaaaatgtgctGCATCAGATAGACTgaggcaagcctgtggagcattttcttgattaatgattggtgtggaaaAGACCAGCCTACTGGGGATGGTGTCACTGCTGGCCTGGGAATATATACCTGGGTCATAGAAAAAAGCAGGGAGAGCAATCCAGTAAACAACATTCTTCCCTGGctcttgcttcagttcctgccctgacttttttTCATGGTGGACTATTAACTGGGAGTGTAAGCTTAAATAAACCCTTCTCTcctcaagttggttttggtcatggtattttaccacagcaatagataCCTAATCAGGACAGGGGATATAGTTTAGTGAtggaacacttgtctagcatgcataaggtcctaggttcaatccctagtacttataataatatatttaaaggaataaaaagattataaaagAGATACACTATTTCTTGAGGTTCTTATGGTTGTTAAGAGTTGCTTATTTTATGTTTCAGAAAACAGAAGTTTAGCATTTCAAAATTTTGGTAGGCGTTAAATTCTAAATAAGAAAGAGACAACTTATCAattctttaaaatgataaaagtatAAGGACTTGTCAATAATATATGAACTTTAACCAAAGGATCCTAACACATTAATAGGTCACTGATATACCacagaaatttttaaagaaatggacatCTGTACCTCTGTTGAGTGTTCCATATTCTGTATGGAACACACCAATCAGTGTAGCATAGTCTTGATTCTCATGGGCATTTACTGCTCTTTCAAATGCATCACCCCATAGAGCTGGGCCACCAGGTTTCATAAGAAAAGTAACAAGTTCATAGACTCCTAGaacatggaaaaaataatttaaataatggcAGTCAAGGAATTTCTAATCATGTTCATATTCACTTTGTTTCAcagaagcctggtctacatgtacATACTTGAAGaattgtgtatatacacatttatacaaaTGCAGTAATTATATTTGcattatttccttaattttatgCTTAGAAATCTCTTGTCTGTGTTTAAACTTATTTATGCTATTCAACTTAATTCTGCAGATGACAAAAagtgggggtcagtgaggggtggagagagagtTATGTAGTGAGGAGcgtgtactgttcttgcagagtgCTACAGACCACACAATTATGCAGTGAGAGCGCAGCTGGTAAATCCTGTGGCTAACCCATCAGGATCATTTTCCAATGAAGGAGGCCCACACACAGGGCGGTGGGTGGGAGTATTTGCTTCATTAATAATGACTGTCCTTACTGTACATTCCCTGTGAAACCATGGTGGGATtcatctaaaaaaacaaaacaaaaactccagtaGTGTATTAATCAATTACTGGGCACATTTGCCCCTATGCACTGGTATATTGGATGACTTTCCCTAGTAATGCGTGATTCTGGCAAGAAAGTAATCACACTCAACCCTTACTTTCTCAAACAAGTCCTTGTATAAATTTAGAAGTCTGCTCCCCTCTCCCCGAACCCCAACCCCCAACAGCTATCTTCCTTGGCAGACAGTTGTACAGTATTAGTGTCCAGGCAAAGAGACCTCAATTGAGACATTCACAGATACCCAAGGACAAGAATTACAGCATATCTGAAGTTGTTGAGACACAGgtctcagagagacagagaacaagaatGTTCTGGATTCACTCTGCCAGCAGATAGGGAAATGATGTCCCAAGCTAACCTCACATTAACCTTAAAGCAACTTCTTAAAGATCATTCTTGCCTTGCTCATGATTTTCACTGATTGTATTCTTTATCTTATTTACCTAGTCACATTTAAGAGAATAACAAAGCACCTGTATTTCCCTAATGACTTACTTTCTCCCTGCTTTAATCAACCTCCTTTCCCTTTAATTTCTTGGAAGCTTAAACCACACCCACCTTGAGCCATAGAGAAAGGCTGACAGTTACTGCTTTGTgaaaaccttttttgtttgtttgtttgttttttcaagatagggtttctctgtgtagctttggagcctattctggcactcgctctggagaccaggctggcctcgaactcacagagatccacctgcctctgcctccccagtgctgggattaaattcatgttccaccaacgcctggctgtgaAAAACTTTTATCTGTTTCTATGACCCTGAAAAACTCTAGCCTTGCACCTGGCTAGAGCCAGAGAAATGCTGATTGTAAATGTGTAGTAGCTGGAAAACTTGCAGCACGGCCAAATGAGAGATGAACAAGAGTGGTTTGAAGAGAGGAGACTAGAGACTTAGGAGATGGAGGACGAAGctggaagaaagaacagaaatgtaAAAGGATAAGAATGTAGAGAAGTTAGTAAGGAGGGAAATAAacagaagaagagagacagaaaattaGAGTTAAGAAATTGTAGGCATCAGAAGAATTAGAATAGAGAACAGTAAAAAGAACAATCAAGAGCACATATATAGAATGGGCACGTGGAAGATGATTCTTTTCTATAGCCTGCAGACTTAGATCTTACAGTTATTGTGgcggtttttctttttctggacgCTGAACCAAAGGTTTTGAGGCAAAGGACCTTAAGAGTTTTTGagagcagaggaccagggttcagttgccagcacccatgtcagggagCTCACAGCTGCCTTTTAACTAGCTCCAGTTTATCTCACACTTCCAGTTTTCACAGCAGGTATCTGCATCTGCATGCTggcacgcaaacacacacacacacacacacacacacacacacacacacacacacacacagagagagagagaggagagagagagagagagagagagagagagagagagagagaataaattaaaatagttaaaaagaaCTAGAAACTATATGTAAATTATCTGAAATATTTTAGTGTAAAAACTTGCTGCTAAAGTAGATATTGAGAAATTAGTAGAGTAAGTTATTTCGAATGGCCTAAGTGTATACTTTTAGAAagaacttaaaataatttttcatggatttggagaggtggttcagtgatagagcacttgccatTAATGTATAAAATCCTTgtttaacaacaaaataaaataaatattttcttcaatgcCTGTTTTTATTCTCCAACTTCcaccattttttctttgtatattttgccaCTGTAAGTTTTCATATccaataggaagagaaatctaatAATGTAACAGAAgtgatatttatattttcctattatggaaaaaaaacaaacttatagatttaattttgttgttcttaactattttaactatgaatttgaaatacattttatttctgcATAGAAGTATAGAATCAGCAGAGGCAAAGAACTAGGTTGCAAGTAGATCTAATGGAGAAGACAACTATTTTATTAGATAGTGCTAAGAGCTGATAGGAGGCCTAAATGGGCAGGATCCAAATAAGGCTTTTCAGGTTTCTCTGTAGTGTCATCTAAAACATACTACAAAGTtgagaacaacaaagaaaaataaaatttgaattagtTTATGCTTTTCTAATCTGACTTCTGGTTAAGAGTAGACTGAGGTAATAGTCTCTTTAAATACACAAGAAGTGAAATCAGCAAGAAGACCAAGAATTATTTTCAAACTGAAAGTAAGAAAGAGGATGACAAAATTTATCATATTAATAGAGCTTGGGAATTCCATTTAATCTATTCCCCCAAATGATCCATTTTCTAGGAAAAACATAGATCGtgattttaaattgtgtgtaatttataaatatatttagtaTAATAAACATACATTAGAACTTAACAtctggcctggtggtggtggcaaaagcgctctggaggcaaaggcaggtggaatctgtaaattcaaggtcagatTGGGCTACAGattgagttataggacagccaaggctatacagagaaaccctattttgaaaaacaagcaaTCAAAAAAGGAACCTAATGTGTGTAACATTTTAGTcatgaaaactcacagaaactaaGAGAGACACACCTTTCTTGGGAGGCTTTCCTATTTTGCACCATGGTACCAAATAGACAATTTCAGTCTCTTGCTTATCAATGGAAGTCAAATTTGGAATGAAGAATTGTTCTTGCCATTCTTTATTATTGGCCAAGGCTTTGTAAACTGCAGTTCGATGAGCAAAATTATCTATGgtagaaaggaatgaagaaaagttGGTAAAATTTGGTTTAAAACTATCTGTACTTCTTTGTATCACACCTAAATCATTAATCACTCATTTGGAGCACACAGGAACACTGTATTGTGGATCTGGGAACAGGTATGTGAAAAACTGTCACGCCTGCCATCAAATTGCTCCTGGTCTTCAGGGTAAAAGAAATGGTAACAACATTGTGATCTCATTGAATGGGCTTCATAGGTCCTGCCTCTTCAAGGTAGCTGTGTACAGGAGTTAGTCACTGCATGTCTCTCAGCTTTGTTTCTGAGCCTGCAATATGTAAATAATATAACACCAATCTCCAGGTTTGTGGTGAGGATTAAATGATAAAGAGGGCTTACAATAGGGTTTAACACTTACACTCGGACTACTCTTACTATTCAATTGAGGCATTCAACTGACAGTGTCAGCTGAAAGACAAATTTCACTTCAGTATTGATGGTAGGTAGTCAAGATGTCTCTTGAATAAATTTTAACAAGTGAGATTTGAATATACTTGGCATTGTTTCCTTTGCACAAATAACTTCCAAAGCAATAGTGCTGATTCTCATACAATTGTCACCCATTGTttctccccagcacccacattctgCTCTTTCAGTTACTGAAACAGATGACATGCGACATGCTGAACAGTGTATGGGCAAAGTACTATATTTATTGTAAAGGCCTCCTTAGACTACGGTACAATATTTCTGTAGTTTATGCTATGGATAGGAATAACACCTGCCTAAAGTGAGGTAAACTAGAACTTTATTACTTTCCCCAATGGGCCATGCTTAACATGAACCATTGTGTGAAGCATAAGTTGTATTAACAGTGTTTGCTGTccttcaaaaccaaaccaagccaaaccaaagaAGAATACCCATGCCACCCACAGAATCTTTTCtcattaaagatttttttgaaCATTAATTGAACATAGACGACCTAACACTAAATGCAATTTATTAGTAACTTTGCTGAACATGCTCAAATCCTGGTGTAGGCTATTTTAAGATTAGACCTTTAAAAAGTTAGCAAGCATTCTGAGTAATTTTGTAATGTTCTCTCTTTTCAAGGTAGTGGCGTGGGCAGCTGCAGTATGAAAACTCTCAGTAATGCATTTCCCTTAACTTATTAAAATAATATGGCAGCAGATTCATTAAAACTCTGGGATGTAGAGATGAACTGATAGGGTTGAGGGAAATTCAAAAGCTGACTGTCAACCTCCATTTACTCAAAATCCTGAATGTGTAATCTGCTTCCACTGAGATAGTGACATCCAGGTCTAGCATCAGATACCTATTTCATTCTGTGATCTTAACCTCTTGGACTTGTGTAAACAGgtttaaattttgctttaaaaagtttCTCCAATaaatcactatttttttttttttttgagaatcgGAGAACTCATAATTTCCCAGCTATGTGAGACTTTGGGAAAAGTTTATTAAAGGTGGACCAAGAAGAGTGGTCATTGAATTTATGTTTTGGTTCTGCATTGCTTTAAAAATTTCTCCTAAATCTGTAACTATACTAATGTATATCAATTTAAGAATCCTGcctaacacaaaaaataaaagacccagagactgatatcaGGGTTCAagattcaaactgaagatcagagaagcaaagcagctggtcactagctcttacctccacctcagctcagaccaaaggggcaatcctcagactgctcctatttcactgctcctcagattcactcagactgccatgctctcctcagtgtggctagactAAATcttcatgagaccctttgcttttcaTACCCCccccctactgctgggattaaaggcat
This DNA window, taken from Cricetulus griseus strain 17A/GY chromosome 2, alternate assembly CriGri-PICRH-1.0, whole genome shotgun sequence, encodes the following:
- the LOC100760650 gene encoding protein NipSnap homolog 3A isoform X2, giving the protein MLALRSCLKKALAPRALATQVCSSFTTGPRQTEGIFYEFCTYYLKPSKMKEFLHNFKKRVHLRTAHSELVGYWSVDFGGRTDRVFHIWKYDNFAHRTAVYKALANNKEWQEQFFIPNLTSIDKQETEIVYLVPWCKIGKPPKKVHVLWWMENADVRAAGRHRSHDDSRVVSTVRESVNYLDIQQNMLLIPEPFSPLK
- the LOC100760650 gene encoding protein NipSnap homolog 3A isoform X1 produces the protein MLALRSCLKKALAPRALATQVCSSFTTGPRQTEGIFYEFCTYYLKPSKMKEFLHNFKKRVHLRTAHSELVGYWSVDFGGRTDRVFHIWKYDNFAHRTAVYKALANNKEWQEQFFIPNLTSIDKQETEIVYLVPWCKIGKPPKKGVYELVTFLMKPGGPALWGDAFERAVNAHENQDYATLIGVFHTEYGTLNRVHVLWWMENADVRAAGRHRSHDDSRVVSTVRESVNYLDIQQNMLLIPEPFSPLK